In a single window of the Carassius gibelio isolate Cgi1373 ecotype wild population from Czech Republic chromosome A12, carGib1.2-hapl.c, whole genome shotgun sequence genome:
- the LOC128025611 gene encoding growth hormone-inducible transmembrane protein-like — protein sequence MWVSRLWCLRSVPALGLRSALSPAPGGLKKTSPVLIRPQQGYSTRTRLGFRRSKTSKEQVQEAAFEPATNTAIKIDSMGRIVLAGGAAVGLGALCYYGLGMSNEMGAIEKAVIWPQYVKDRIHSTYLYFAGSVGLTGLSAVAVSRTPALMGLMMRGSWLAIGATFAAMIGAGMLVRSISYEHSPMPKHLAWALHAGVMGAVIAPLTLLGGPLMVRAAWYTAGIVGGLSTVAMCAPSEKFLSMGGPLAVGFGVVFASSLGSMFLPPTSAFGAGLYSVAVYGGLVLFSLFLLYDTQKVIKRAETHPLYGVQKYDPINACMGIYMDTLNIFMRLVMILANGGGNRRK from the exons ATGTGGGTCTCACGGCTGTGGTGTCTGCGGAGTGTCCCCGCACTGGGGCTCCGCTCGGCCCTGAGTCCGGCTCCTGGGGGCCTGAAGAAGACCAGTCCAGTCCTGATCAGACCACAGCAG GGTTACTCCACCAGGACTAGACTGGGATTCCGCCGGAGCAAGACTTCCAAAGAACAAGTTCAAGAAGCAGCCTTTGAACCTGCTACAAACACAGCCATTAAAA TCGACAGCATGGGCCGGATCGTCCTCGCTGGAGGCGCAGCCGTCGGACTCGGAGCTCTGTGTTATTACGGTTTAGGGATGTCCAATGAGATGGGAGCCATCGAGAAAGCAGT GATCTGGCCGCAGTATGTGAAGGACAGGATTCACTCCACATACCTGTATTTTGCGGGCAGCGTGGGTCTGACGGGGCTCTCGGCCGTCGCGGTCAGCAGGACACCGGCGCTCATGGGACTCATGATGAGGGGATCCTGGCTG GCTATCGGTGCTACCTTTGCTGCTATGATCGGCGCCGGGATGCTGGTGAGATCGATCTCGTATGAACACAGTCCGATGCCGAAACACCTGGCCTGGGCTCTACACGCAG GTGTGATGGGTGCCGTCATTGCTCCGTTAACTCTGCTGGGCGGCCCACTGATGGTTCGAGCAGCCTGGTACACAGCAGGCATTGTGGGTGGTCTGTCGACGGTGGCCATGTGTGCCCCGAGTGAGAAGTTCCTGAGCATGGGCGGCCCGCTGGCCGTGGGCTTCGGCGTGGTGTTCGCCTCGTCTCTGG GATCCATGTTTCTGCCCCCCACCTCGGCTTTCGGGGCCGGCCTGTACTCTGTGGCGGTTTATGGAGGTCTGGTCCTGTTCAGCTTGTTTCTGCTGTATGACACACAGAAAGTCATCAAGCGTGCCGAGACACACCCTCTTTACGGAGTTCAGAAATATGACCCCATTAATGC GTGTATGGGCATTTACATGGACACGCTCAACATCTTCATGCGACTGGTGATGATTCTAGCCAACGGCGGCGGAAACAGAAGGAAGTAG